One Labilithrix sp. DNA window includes the following coding sequences:
- a CDS encoding ferritin-like domain-containing protein: MALLDLRAEAQAHKPVLREMPHLKEAAIGTWRGRMINEFSSARVFDGLARQFAAAGVHDVVDEVKGFAAEERRHGVLCGAVVEALGGEALAAVPDGDEYPEHDDATPLEAALRNMLSICCLSETVAVSLIGAERIEMPEGELRELLTKIFSDEVGHSRFGWRTLGRLAPALDPALKDRLGDYLEVAFDHLVEHELAHLPASSRPPADGVVLGLCSGSDARKLFFDTVESVIVPGLEAHGIPASRAWSRVVAAAASEAWAERSN; the protein is encoded by the coding sequence ATGGCCCTCCTCGATCTCCGCGCAGAGGCGCAGGCGCACAAGCCGGTCCTTCGCGAGATGCCCCACCTCAAGGAGGCCGCGATCGGCACCTGGCGCGGCCGCATGATCAACGAGTTCTCGTCCGCGCGCGTCTTCGACGGCCTCGCGCGTCAGTTCGCGGCCGCGGGCGTGCACGACGTGGTCGACGAGGTGAAGGGCTTCGCGGCGGAGGAGCGCCGGCACGGCGTCCTCTGCGGCGCGGTGGTCGAGGCGCTCGGCGGCGAGGCGCTCGCCGCGGTCCCCGACGGCGACGAATACCCCGAGCACGACGACGCGACGCCGCTCGAGGCCGCGCTCCGCAACATGCTCAGCATCTGCTGCCTCTCCGAGACGGTCGCGGTCTCGCTCATCGGCGCGGAGCGGATCGAGATGCCGGAGGGCGAGCTCCGCGAGCTCCTCACGAAGATCTTCTCCGACGAGGTCGGTCACTCGCGGTTCGGATGGCGCACGCTCGGCCGCCTCGCGCCGGCGCTCGATCCCGCGCTCAAGGATCGCCTCGGCGACTACCTCGAGGTCGCGTTCGACCACCTCGTCGAGCACGAGCTCGCGCACCTCCCCGCGTCGTCGCGGCCACCGGCCGACGGCGTCGTGCTCGGCCTCTGCAGCGGCTCGGACGCGCGGAAGCTCTTCTTCGACACGGTCGAGAGCGTGATCGTGCCGGGCCTCGAGGCGCACGGGATCCCCGCGTCGCGCGCGTGGTCCCGCGTCGTCGCCGCAGCTGCCTCCGAGGCTTGGGCCGAGCGCTCGAACTGA
- a CDS encoding AarF/ABC1/UbiB kinase family protein, translating into MSQDDEEKRPDAPPASRIGRLARLGALSTRAIPLATEAMRRAAFGKRRDEEAEREAQKRVLQNAKKTAEAMLKTLGEMKGLPLKLGQMASYIDGLAPPGYEEKFQEVLKKLQAKAPPLSREAAVTVITKELGPPEEVYAEFDPDPFAAASIGQVHRATTRTGAKVAVKVQYPDIDKAIVNDLKSISMLESMIAPVGRKYHSKEALDEIRAVFLAELDYQLEADNAAKFRRMHDDDPEIVIPKVWSALSTKRVLTLEMIGGVDYATFCAEASVEDRTAASKTIWRFMFRSLFKYGALYADPHPGNYRFLGGGDVAFLDYGCVKWLPPKLLAGTKRYITAAMDHDWEEFERACIEELGYDPTDEASFRLFVDYSKMILEPFVRDGDFQHTHEVAREAIAYLVRGGKKIWKPKEGEVLPNLPKPVHMPQDHTFMNRLQWGLASVMAGLNAEGNWRRIVEPWIRGPHEQA; encoded by the coding sequence ATGTCTCAGGACGACGAAGAAAAACGGCCGGATGCCCCGCCCGCCTCGCGGATCGGCCGGCTCGCGCGTCTCGGCGCGTTGTCGACGCGCGCGATCCCCCTCGCGACCGAAGCCATGCGCCGCGCCGCGTTCGGGAAGCGGAGGGACGAGGAGGCCGAGCGCGAGGCGCAGAAGCGCGTGCTCCAGAACGCGAAGAAGACCGCCGAGGCGATGCTGAAGACGCTCGGCGAGATGAAGGGCCTGCCGCTGAAGCTCGGGCAGATGGCCTCGTACATCGACGGCCTCGCGCCGCCCGGCTACGAGGAGAAGTTCCAGGAGGTCCTGAAGAAGCTCCAGGCGAAGGCGCCGCCGCTCTCGCGCGAAGCGGCGGTGACCGTGATCACGAAGGAGCTCGGCCCGCCGGAGGAGGTCTACGCCGAGTTCGATCCCGATCCCTTCGCCGCCGCGAGCATCGGCCAGGTCCATCGCGCGACGACGCGGACGGGCGCGAAGGTCGCGGTGAAGGTCCAGTACCCGGACATCGACAAGGCGATCGTCAACGACCTGAAGAGCATCTCGATGCTCGAGTCGATGATCGCGCCGGTCGGCCGCAAGTACCACTCGAAGGAGGCGCTCGACGAGATCCGCGCCGTCTTCCTCGCGGAGCTCGACTACCAGCTCGAGGCCGACAACGCGGCCAAGTTCCGGCGCATGCACGATGACGATCCGGAGATCGTCATCCCGAAGGTGTGGAGCGCGCTCTCGACCAAGCGCGTGCTCACGCTCGAGATGATCGGCGGCGTCGACTACGCGACGTTCTGCGCGGAGGCCTCGGTGGAGGACCGCACCGCCGCGAGCAAGACGATCTGGCGCTTCATGTTCCGGTCGCTCTTCAAGTACGGCGCGCTCTACGCCGATCCGCACCCCGGCAACTACCGCTTCCTCGGCGGCGGCGACGTCGCCTTCCTCGACTACGGCTGCGTGAAGTGGCTCCCGCCGAAGCTGCTCGCGGGGACGAAGCGCTACATCACCGCCGCGATGGATCACGACTGGGAGGAGTTCGAGCGCGCCTGCATCGAGGAGCTCGGCTACGACCCGACCGACGAGGCGTCGTTCCGGCTCTTCGTCGACTACTCGAAGATGATCCTCGAGCCGTTCGTCCGCGACGGCGACTTCCAGCACACGCACGAGGTCGCGCGCGAGGCGATCGCGTACCTCGTCCGCGGCGGAAAGAAGATCTGGAAGCCGAAGGAGGGCGAGGTCTTGCCGAACCTCCCGAAGCCGGTGCACATGCCGCAGGACCACACCTTCATGAACCGCCTCCAGTGGGGCCTCGCGAGCGTGATGGCCGGCCTCAACGCCGAGGGCAACTGGCGCAGGATCGTCGAGCCTTGGATCCGCGGACCGCACGAGCAAGCTTGA
- a CDS encoding site-specific DNA-methyltransferase: MLVHGDNLPAMRRLARRFEGKVRCAYLDPPFNSGRSFVEYKDAKSADEWSAFMRPRIEALRPLLAADGAVFVEIDDTSLASLTTILDDVFGAKNRVSTITVVRSAPTGHKAQNRGPVHVSDFLLVYAKDKKAWRYRPQVKVRAGFDHAYSTWLDDPEAPPKRWSFRPLRVAVAALLGHDSTRAATKALGADAFRARVESIALRRSRHVVRFAQPRYEAIAQAAQAIVDRSRAQPDRVFVHERPGRPPFIVRGGNRILFLHDKVREIEGEPRIVEPLTNVWDDVPFQGIAREGGVVFSRNKKPERLVARVLAMSTDPGDWVLDPFLGSGTTAAVAHKMGRRWIGIESGDHLRTLAEPRLRRVIEGTDPTGVTSVYSFAGGGGFRVETVA; this comes from the coding sequence TTGCTCGTTCACGGGGACAACCTCCCCGCGATGCGGAGGCTCGCGCGCCGGTTCGAGGGGAAGGTCCGGTGCGCGTACCTCGATCCGCCGTTCAACTCCGGCCGATCGTTTGTAGAATACAAGGACGCGAAGTCCGCGGACGAGTGGTCCGCGTTCATGCGCCCCCGGATCGAGGCGCTGCGTCCACTCCTCGCCGCCGACGGCGCCGTCTTCGTGGAGATCGACGACACGTCGCTCGCGTCGCTCACGACGATCCTCGACGACGTGTTCGGGGCGAAGAACCGCGTGAGCACGATCACGGTCGTGCGGAGCGCGCCGACGGGGCACAAGGCGCAGAACCGCGGCCCCGTCCACGTGAGCGACTTCCTCCTCGTCTACGCGAAGGACAAAAAGGCGTGGCGCTACCGCCCGCAGGTGAAGGTCCGCGCCGGCTTCGACCACGCGTACTCGACGTGGCTCGACGATCCGGAGGCGCCGCCGAAGCGCTGGTCCTTCCGCCCGCTCCGCGTCGCCGTCGCCGCGCTCTTGGGCCACGACTCGACGCGGGCGGCGACGAAGGCGCTCGGCGCCGACGCGTTCCGCGCGCGGGTCGAGTCGATCGCGCTCCGTCGATCGCGTCACGTCGTCCGCTTCGCGCAGCCGCGCTACGAGGCGATCGCGCAGGCGGCGCAGGCGATCGTCGATCGCTCGCGCGCGCAGCCGGACCGCGTGTTCGTCCACGAGCGCCCGGGGCGGCCCCCGTTCATCGTGCGCGGCGGCAACCGCATCCTGTTCCTCCACGACAAGGTGCGCGAGATCGAAGGTGAGCCACGGATCGTCGAGCCGCTCACGAACGTGTGGGACGACGTGCCGTTCCAGGGCATCGCGCGCGAAGGCGGCGTCGTGTTCTCGCGGAACAAGAAGCCGGAGCGGCTCGTCGCGCGCGTGCTCGCGATGAGCACCGATCCCGGCGACTGGGTCCTCGACCCGTTCCTCGGCAGCGGCACCACCGCGGCGGTGGCGCACAAGATGGGGCGGCGCTGGATCGGGATCGAGTCGGGCGATCACCTCCGCACGCTCGCGGAGCCGCGGCTCCGTCGCGTGATCGAAGGAACGGATCCCACCGGCGTCACTTCGGTGTACAGCTTCGCGGGTGGAGGCGGCTTCCGTGTCGAGACTGTGGCGTAG
- a CDS encoding transglycosylase SLT domain-containing protein, with translation MALFACNRDTPAKPVTSAVDAAAEDAAPEAAAPEAKDELDAGGPLAWPDAIRVGRFREAADGLAKLSPEEQAKPEVRLARARVALMTGKAADAVAALTKLEDELPLLRDLIGKTRALAMFEAGPFDKAADLLSQRREVSMWVLAAQAWDKASDGTKARAAWDRVASASGRTRAQEEQARLRRMQLTRLKDGEPAAVADARWLAVNALDEAAHAEAVEVLDKATQPLKAAELLARAKALADAMRTDEALRAVEKATAKGGASLVDLCRAKAEVYYRARTRYSEAALVYRQCSGLGGAHAAEDAFLSARAFSRADRDAEAVLGFKNVMAAYKGSTYADQAEFHVARTHALARRWKDAALAFDDYVKHWPAGKERREAERYRALSWLQSKKDDKKARTLLEGLVGSAEDPITAARWTNLAALAALHDGDRLHAIARWTDVARSQPLSYPALVARARLKEDGATLPPLIDPAVAGTSEPLAIELPAPADMLHRIGFDAEAEEALKEHEPAVAAKFPARRTEALCAAYAELDRAKRLYQISLQVPSVQIGTAPGGKNRHAWECVFPKPYPESVRPAGAASRIGPELVWAVMRQESAFDPDVVSPARAVGLMQLLPETAKTTASHAKIEHDDSRLVWPSQSITLGALYLRELLDKLGQNTTLSVAAYNAGPEAIQRWLGRAKGETLDVFVEAIPFVETRGYVARVMGNLSRYGYLEKGEPGVPTIALSLNPD, from the coding sequence GTGGCGCTCTTCGCGTGCAACCGCGACACGCCGGCGAAGCCGGTGACGAGCGCGGTCGACGCGGCGGCGGAGGACGCAGCGCCGGAGGCCGCGGCGCCGGAAGCGAAGGACGAGCTCGACGCCGGCGGACCGCTCGCGTGGCCGGACGCGATCCGCGTGGGGCGCTTTCGCGAGGCGGCGGACGGGCTCGCGAAGCTCTCGCCCGAGGAGCAGGCGAAGCCCGAGGTGCGGCTCGCGCGCGCGCGGGTCGCGCTCATGACCGGCAAGGCCGCCGACGCCGTCGCCGCGCTCACGAAGCTCGAGGACGAGCTCCCGCTCCTGCGCGATCTGATCGGCAAGACGCGCGCGCTCGCGATGTTCGAGGCGGGGCCGTTCGACAAGGCGGCCGATCTCCTCTCCCAGCGGCGCGAGGTCTCGATGTGGGTCCTCGCCGCGCAGGCGTGGGACAAGGCGAGCGACGGGACGAAGGCGCGCGCCGCCTGGGACCGCGTCGCGAGCGCGTCGGGGCGCACGCGCGCGCAAGAAGAGCAGGCGCGCCTCCGCCGCATGCAGCTCACGCGCTTGAAGGACGGCGAGCCCGCCGCGGTCGCCGACGCGCGCTGGCTCGCCGTGAACGCGCTCGACGAGGCGGCGCACGCGGAGGCGGTGGAGGTCCTCGACAAGGCGACGCAGCCGCTGAAGGCAGCGGAGCTGCTCGCGCGCGCGAAGGCGCTCGCGGACGCGATGCGCACCGACGAGGCGCTGCGCGCGGTCGAGAAGGCGACCGCGAAAGGAGGCGCGTCGCTCGTCGATCTGTGTCGCGCGAAGGCGGAGGTCTACTACCGGGCGCGCACGCGCTACTCCGAGGCCGCGCTCGTCTACCGCCAGTGCTCCGGTCTCGGCGGCGCGCACGCGGCGGAGGACGCGTTCCTGTCCGCGCGCGCCTTCTCGCGCGCGGACCGCGACGCCGAGGCCGTCCTTGGCTTCAAGAACGTGATGGCGGCGTACAAGGGATCGACCTACGCCGATCAGGCCGAGTTCCACGTCGCGCGCACGCACGCGCTCGCGCGTCGCTGGAAGGACGCGGCGCTCGCCTTCGACGACTACGTGAAGCACTGGCCGGCGGGCAAGGAGCGGCGCGAGGCCGAGCGCTACCGCGCGCTCTCGTGGCTCCAGAGCAAGAAGGACGACAAGAAGGCGCGGACGCTCCTCGAGGGGCTCGTCGGCTCGGCGGAGGATCCGATCACGGCCGCGCGCTGGACGAACCTCGCCGCGCTCGCCGCGCTCCACGACGGCGATCGCCTCCACGCGATCGCGCGCTGGACCGACGTCGCGCGCTCGCAGCCGCTCTCGTATCCCGCGCTCGTCGCCCGCGCGCGCTTGAAGGAGGACGGCGCGACGCTGCCGCCGCTCATCGACCCCGCCGTCGCCGGGACGAGCGAGCCGCTCGCGATCGAGCTCCCCGCGCCGGCGGACATGCTCCATCGCATCGGCTTCGACGCGGAGGCGGAGGAGGCGCTGAAGGAGCACGAGCCAGCCGTCGCGGCGAAGTTCCCCGCGCGGCGCACCGAGGCGCTGTGCGCGGCGTACGCAGAGCTCGATCGCGCGAAGCGCCTCTACCAGATCTCGCTCCAGGTCCCCTCCGTCCAGATCGGCACCGCGCCGGGCGGGAAGAACCGGCACGCGTGGGAGTGCGTGTTCCCGAAGCCGTACCCCGAGAGCGTGCGTCCGGCGGGCGCGGCGTCGCGCATCGGTCCGGAGCTCGTCTGGGCGGTGATGCGCCAGGAGAGCGCGTTCGATCCCGACGTCGTCTCGCCCGCGCGCGCGGTGGGCCTCATGCAGCTCTTGCCCGAGACGGCGAAGACCACCGCGTCGCACGCGAAGATCGAGCACGACGACTCGCGGCTCGTGTGGCCGTCGCAGAGCATCACCCTCGGCGCGCTCTACCTCCGCGAGCTCCTCGACAAGCTCGGTCAGAACACGACGCTCTCGGTCGCGGCGTACAACGCGGGACCGGAGGCGATCCAGCGCTGGCTCGGGCGCGCCAAAGGCGAGACGCTCGACGTCTTCGTCGAGGCGATCCCGTTCGTCGAGACGCGCGGCTACGTCGCCCGTGTGATGGGAAACCTCTCGAGATACGGCTACTTGGAGAAGGGCGAACCGGGCGTCCCGACCATCGCGCTCTCGCTCAATCCCGACTAA
- a CDS encoding HlyC/CorC family transporter encodes MLGLLFAAVFIALNGFFVAAEFAFVKLSTTLAGTQKAPREDPAITRARAIVTRIDRYLSVTQLGITLASLGLGWIGEPALERIVDSAFHYVLGKEPGKIAEYVAIVLAFTLLTFGHVLFGELVPKLIAIQRSEKLALFSATPLHVVYVVFRPLLYVLEKSTHVILRAMGLSADAASEGSLSEEELVGILAANAARSPSGKDKAELVERVLRFAQRTSRHAMVPRVDVFTIPISTPGEEAIRQIRTHQYSRVVLTKEHSVDEIAGYLYAKDFLVDPAATRLSDLTSVRRDILFVPEAQGLLDVLRNMQRAQIPIAVVVDEYGGTSGIVTMEDLLEEIVGEIRDELDVEVARVIPVAKEEGAWDVDARATLEELRAIGVVVEDNEWAETVGTVVLARIGHIPRIGDKVQLGEDATAEVTSVSRRRIMRVRVRVAKPPPDSEA; translated from the coding sequence GTGCTCGGGCTCCTCTTCGCCGCGGTGTTCATCGCGCTGAACGGCTTCTTCGTCGCGGCCGAGTTCGCGTTCGTGAAGCTGTCGACGACGCTCGCCGGCACGCAGAAGGCGCCGCGCGAAGACCCCGCCATCACGCGCGCGCGCGCGATCGTCACGCGCATCGATCGTTACCTCTCCGTCACGCAGCTCGGCATCACGCTCGCGAGCCTCGGGCTCGGCTGGATCGGCGAGCCCGCGCTCGAGCGCATCGTCGACAGCGCGTTCCACTACGTCCTCGGGAAGGAGCCGGGGAAGATCGCGGAGTACGTCGCGATCGTCCTCGCGTTCACGCTCCTCACGTTCGGGCACGTCCTCTTCGGCGAGCTCGTCCCGAAGCTCATCGCGATCCAGCGCTCGGAGAAGCTCGCGCTCTTCTCGGCGACGCCGCTCCACGTCGTCTACGTCGTCTTCCGTCCGCTCCTCTACGTCCTCGAGAAGTCGACGCACGTCATCTTGCGCGCGATGGGCCTCTCCGCCGACGCGGCGAGCGAAGGCTCGCTCTCGGAGGAGGAGCTCGTCGGCATCCTCGCCGCCAACGCCGCGCGCTCGCCGAGCGGCAAGGACAAGGCGGAGCTGGTCGAGCGCGTCCTCCGCTTCGCGCAGCGCACGTCGCGCCACGCGATGGTTCCGCGCGTCGACGTGTTCACGATCCCGATCTCGACGCCGGGCGAGGAGGCGATCCGCCAGATCCGCACGCATCAGTACTCGCGCGTCGTCCTGACGAAGGAGCACAGCGTCGACGAGATCGCGGGCTACCTCTACGCGAAGGACTTCCTCGTCGATCCCGCCGCGACGAGGCTCTCGGACCTCACGAGCGTCCGCCGCGACATCCTCTTCGTCCCCGAGGCGCAGGGCCTCCTCGACGTCCTCCGCAACATGCAGCGCGCGCAGATCCCGATCGCGGTCGTCGTCGACGAGTACGGCGGCACGAGCGGCATCGTGACGATGGAGGACCTGCTCGAGGAGATCGTCGGCGAGATCCGCGACGAGCTCGACGTCGAGGTCGCGCGCGTCATCCCGGTCGCGAAGGAGGAGGGCGCGTGGGACGTCGACGCGCGCGCCACGCTCGAGGAGCTGCGCGCGATCGGCGTCGTGGTCGAGGACAACGAGTGGGCGGAGACGGTCGGCACCGTCGTCCTCGCGCGGATCGGTCACATCCCTCGCATCGGCGACAAGGTGCAGCTCGGCGAGGACGCCACCGCCGAGGTCACGAGCGTCAGCCGCCGCCGCATCATGCGCGTCCGCGTCCGCGTAGCCAAGCCCCCGCCCGACTCGGAAGCCTAA